In the genome of Streptococcus mitis, one region contains:
- a CDS encoding chloramphenicol acetyltransferase, which produces MFSHKNKQHQRYFQFLSDGKIRDIGGAGHDNERFWKLEDQKLKLYSKSEQLTAVFECCYEEVGHSYWEGLHQETIPLEIRIYDSRPDLFDYLTKYTCRYLIDYGALMVGKHTYGIPQLIDYDHGGQVIIGDYCSIGHNVQFITANHDLELITTYPFKSLEVFYTDESLQMTDDHILKSPTRVGNDVWIGNNAQIMAGVTIGDGAVIAAGALVTKDISGFIKEYLPNAGEVKCD; this is translated from the coding sequence TTGTTTTCACATAAAAATAAGCAACACCAACGTTATTTTCAATTCTTATCTGATGGTAAGATTAGAGATATTGGTGGAGCAGGTCATGATAATGAGCGATTTTGGAAATTAGAAGATCAAAAACTTAAATTATATTCTAAATCAGAGCAACTAACAGCAGTTTTTGAGTGTTGCTATGAAGAAGTAGGCCATTCCTACTGGGAAGGTTTACATCAGGAAACTATTCCCTTAGAAATACGAATATATGATTCGCGTCCAGATTTATTTGATTACTTGACAAAATATACTTGTCGTTATTTGATTGATTACGGAGCCTTAATGGTTGGGAAGCATACGTATGGCATTCCACAATTAATTGACTATGACCACGGAGGTCAGGTTATAATTGGTGATTATTGTTCTATTGGGCATAATGTTCAATTTATAACTGCAAATCATGATTTAGAGTTGATTACAACCTATCCATTCAAGAGTTTAGAGGTATTTTACACGGATGAGTCATTGCAGATGACTGATGATCATATTTTGAAAAGTCCAACTCGAGTTGGTAATGATGTTTGGATTGGAAACAATGCTCAAATCATGGCTGGGGTAACTATTGGAGATGGTGCAGTCATAGCAGCAGGGGCTCTGGTGACCAAGGATATATCAGGATTTATAAAAGAATACTTACCAAATGCTGGGGAAGTTAAATGTGATTAA
- a CDS encoding peptidase has translation MPNTGTEASKTSVLLGALAAVTGLGLIAKRRKRDDEE, from the coding sequence TTGCCAAATACAGGTACAGAAGCTTCTAAGACATCTGTACTCCTTGGAGCCTTGGCAGCTGTGACTGGTCTAGGTCTGATCGCGAAACGCCGTAAACGTGATGATGAAGAGTAA
- a CDS encoding glycosyl transferase: protein MEKISVIVPVYMSELYLEKCLDSIVQQNYQNLEIILINDGSTDGSAAICQRYQNQDERVKVYHKRNGGVSSSRNRALEVVTGDYIVFVDNDDWLELDHIQNLYDLLKKTDADIAIGNFTQFLDDQASFLIHVGADGYFEQTYTPFEWFNHQYDSKYNLSQCFTVPWAKLYKTELFKDIVYPTDKSVEDDFTTYKVYLQADKIAFMNKAIYIHRKRSTSVTRTVNLADVYPLKSIEERMTILQLIGAPQELLDREIQAYKWRLSIHEEETLKHGDVESYQQILVKKAIVAKYFEG from the coding sequence ATGGAAAAAATTAGTGTTATCGTTCCTGTTTATATGTCAGAACTATATCTTGAAAAATGTTTGGATAGTATCGTTCAACAAAACTATCAAAATCTTGAAATTATTTTGATTAATGATGGCTCAACAGATGGTTCAGCAGCAATCTGTCAACGTTATCAAAATCAAGATGAACGTGTTAAAGTCTATCATAAAAGAAACGGTGGAGTTTCTTCTAGCCGCAATCGTGCCTTGGAAGTTGTAACTGGGGATTATATCGTTTTTGTAGATAATGATGACTGGTTGGAGTTGGATCATATCCAAAATCTTTATGATTTATTGAAAAAAACAGATGCAGATATTGCAATCGGAAACTTTACTCAATTTTTGGATGATCAAGCTAGTTTTTTGATTCATGTAGGAGCAGATGGTTATTTTGAACAGACTTATACGCCATTTGAATGGTTTAACCATCAATATGACAGTAAGTATAATTTGAGTCAATGCTTCACAGTTCCGTGGGCGAAGTTATACAAGACAGAGCTGTTTAAGGATATTGTATATCCAACAGATAAAAGTGTAGAGGATGATTTCACAACTTATAAAGTTTATCTTCAGGCAGATAAAATTGCTTTTATGAATAAGGCTATTTATATCCATAGAAAACGTTCTACAAGTGTTACAAGGACAGTCAATCTTGCAGATGTATATCCCTTAAAGAGTATTGAAGAACGTATGACTATTCTCCAATTAATTGGAGCTCCTCAGGAGTTATTAGATAGAGAAATTCAAGCTTATAAATGGCGATTATCTATTCATGAAGAAGAAACTCTTAAACATGGAGATGTGGAATCTTATCAACAAATTTTGGTCAAAAAAGCAATTGTAGCTAAATATTTTGAAGGTTAG
- a CDS encoding glycosyl transferase, translating to MTEKITVIVPVYNVENYLNKCLDSLINQTYKNLEIIVINDGSTDNSGKICQEYAQKDNRIIYIEKENGGQSEARNMGLDRMTGSYVTFVDSDDWVESDYVETLYQKITEYQADIAVGNYCKFNESDSNFYFHISGNYFEKLYDNVSIVDCLNDSNKLFNSALIVAWGKIYRKEIVSNFRFPVGVVTEDTIFNLRALLASKNIVYINKASYIYRVRSGSVSNTWDEKWIRDYIYAIEDRLALLSTLGYPMSEHIRAYKFILNHITSESNNRGISESHVLNQIKEKKMLLDLLQTQNQEFKKAIVLAANYAYAEKVVTTIKSICYHNRSIRFYLINSDFPNEWIKQLNNRLEKFDSEIINCRVTSEQISRYKTDISYTVFLRYFVSDFVQEDKALYLDCDLVVTKNLDNLFETDLQEYPLAAVRDYGGRVYYGREMFNAGVLLINNRLWKQENMSQRLIDLTNEWHDKVDQADQSILNMLFENRWIEMEFDNNHVVIHKQFTDYELPAGQDYPGIIHYLSHRKPWFDLASQTYRDVWWYYHSLEWTELGQNHHLHPLQKSHIYPIREPLTCLIYTSSDQIEQIETLIQSLPNIQFKIAARVMVSDRLKQLLVYPNVTVYAGINYLAELDQELIETSQVLLDINHGEKTEEMLDQFSERRKLILAFENTKYREVGQITYKVEQVQEMIEKLREVEDKHGF from the coding sequence ATGACTGAAAAAATTACGGTAATTGTACCAGTTTACAATGTTGAAAATTACCTAAATAAATGTCTGGATAGTCTGATTAATCAAACTTACAAAAATCTTGAAATTATTGTCATAAATGATGGTTCTACAGATAATTCGGGTAAAATTTGTCAAGAGTATGCACAAAAAGATAATCGAATTATTTACATTGAAAAAGAAAATGGTGGTCAATCTGAAGCACGAAATATGGGCTTGGATCGAATGACAGGATCTTATGTGACCTTTGTTGATTCAGATGATTGGGTTGAGTCGGATTATGTAGAAACTCTGTACCAAAAAATAACGGAATATCAGGCTGATATTGCAGTTGGAAACTATTGTAAGTTTAATGAGTCTGATTCAAATTTCTATTTTCATATATCTGGAAATTATTTTGAGAAACTTTATGACAATGTGTCTATAGTGGATTGTTTAAATGACTCTAATAAGTTATTTAATTCAGCATTGATAGTTGCTTGGGGGAAAATTTATAGAAAAGAAATTGTTTCTAATTTTCGTTTTCCAGTAGGAGTAGTGACTGAAGATACAATATTTAATTTGAGAGCATTATTAGCTTCTAAAAATATTGTTTATATCAATAAAGCTTCTTATATTTACAGAGTTAGGAGTGGAAGTGTTTCAAATACTTGGGATGAAAAATGGATTAGAGATTACATATATGCTATAGAAGATAGATTGGCATTGTTATCAACATTAGGTTATCCAATGTCAGAACATATACGTGCTTATAAATTTATTTTAAATCATATAACTTCTGAAAGTAATAACAGAGGAATATCAGAATCTCATGTGTTAAATCAGATAAAAGAGAAGAAGATGTTATTAGATTTGCTTCAGACTCAAAATCAGGAATTTAAGAAAGCTATTGTCCTCGCAGCTAACTATGCCTATGCAGAGAAGGTCGTGACGACTATTAAGTCTATCTGTTACCATAATCGCTCGATTCGTTTTTATCTGATTAATAGTGATTTTCCAAATGAATGGATTAAACAATTAAATAATCGCTTAGAAAAGTTTGACTCAGAGATTATCAATTGTCGGGTAACCTCTGAACAAATTTCGCGTTATAAAACAGATATTAGTTACACAGTATTTTTGCGTTATTTTGTATCTGACTTTGTGCAAGAAGATAAGGCTCTCTATTTAGACTGCGACTTGGTCGTAACTAAAAATTTGGATAACTTGTTCGAAACAGATTTGCAAGAATATCCATTAGCAGCTGTTAGAGATTATGGAGGAAGAGTATACTATGGTAGGGAAATGTTCAATGCGGGTGTTTTACTAATCAACAATCGTTTGTGGAAACAAGAAAATATGTCCCAACGTTTGATAGATTTAACAAATGAGTGGCATGATAAGGTAGATCAAGCAGATCAGAGTATTTTAAATATGCTCTTTGAAAATAGATGGATAGAAATGGAATTTGACAATAACCATGTTGTGATTCATAAGCAATTCACAGACTATGAGTTACCAGCAGGTCAAGATTATCCTGGTATTATCCACTATCTTTCACATAGAAAGCCGTGGTTTGATTTAGCATCTCAGACCTATCGTGATGTTTGGTGGTATTATCATAGTCTGGAATGGACAGAGTTGGGCCAAAATCATCATTTACATCCACTACAAAAATCACATATCTATCCTATCAGAGAACCGCTTACTTGTTTAATTTATACGTCTTCAGATCAGATTGAACAAATTGAGACATTGATTCAATCTTTGCCTAATATTCAATTTAAGATTGCGGCTAGAGTGATGGTCAGTGATCGTTTGAAACAATTGTTGGTCTATCCAAATGTAACTGTTTATGCTGGAATTAATTATTTAGCAGAACTAGATCAAGAATTAATTGAAACTAGTCAGGTACTTTTAGATATTAATCATGGTGAAAAAACAGAGGAAATGTTAGATCAATTTTCAGAAAGAAGAAAGTTGATTTTAGCTTTTGAGAATACAAAATATCGTGAAGTTGGACAGATAACCTACAAAGTAGAACAAGTTCAAGAAATGATTGAGAAATTAAGAGAAGTGGAAGATAAACATGGATTTTAA
- a CDS encoding peptide chain release factor 3, which yields MNIQEEIKKRRTFAIISHPDAGKTTITEQLLYFGGEIREAGTVKGKKTGTFAKSDWMDIEKQRGISVTSSVMQFDYDGKRVNILDTPGHEDFSEDTYRTLMAVDAAVMVVDSAKGIEAQTKKLFEVVKHRGIPVFTFMNKLDRDGREPLDLLQELEEVLGIASYPMNWPIGMGKAFEGLYDLYNQRLELYKGDERFASLEDGDKLFGSNPFYEQVKDDIELLNEAGNEFSEEAILAGELTPVFFGSALTNFGVQTFLETFLKFAPEPHGHKKTDGEIVDPYDKDFSGFVFKIQANMDPRHRDRIAFVRIVSGEFERVMSVNLPRTGKGAKLSNVTQFMAESRENVTNAVAGDIIGVYDTGTYQVGDTLTVGKNKFEFEPLPTFTPEIFMKVSAKNVMKQKSFHKGIEQLVQEGAIQLYKNYQTGEYMLGAVGQLQFEVFKHRMEGEYNAEVVMSPMGKKTVRWIKPEDLDERMSSSRNILAKDRFDQPVFLFENDFALRWFADKYPDVELEEKM from the coding sequence ATGAATATTCAAGAAGAAATTAAGAAACGTCGTACCTTTGCCATCATCTCTCACCCTGACGCGGGGAAAACAACCATTACTGAGCAGTTGCTCTACTTTGGGGGCGAGATTCGTGAGGCTGGTACCGTAAAAGGAAAGAAAACTGGGACTTTTGCCAAGTCTGACTGGATGGATATTGAGAAGCAACGTGGGATTTCTGTTACTTCATCTGTTATGCAGTTTGACTACGATGGTAAGCGCGTGAATATCTTAGATACACCAGGGCACGAGGACTTCTCAGAAGATACCTATCGTACCTTGATGGCGGTGGATGCTGCGGTTATGGTCGTGGACTCTGCCAAGGGTATCGAGGCGCAGACAAAGAAATTGTTTGAGGTTGTGAAACATCGTGGTATTCCAGTCTTTACCTTTATGAACAAGCTAGACCGTGATGGTCGTGAGCCGCTGGACCTCTTGCAAGAATTGGAAGAAGTCTTGGGTATTGCGAGCTATCCGATGAACTGGCCGATCGGGATGGGGAAAGCCTTTGAAGGCTTGTATGATCTCTATAACCAACGCTTGGAACTTTACAAGGGGGATGAGCGTTTTGCTAGTCTAGAAGATGGAGACAAACTCTTTGGTAGCAATCCTTTCTACGAGCAAGTCAAGGATGATATTGAACTTTTAAATGAAGCTGGAAATGAGTTTTCAGAGGAAGCAATCCTTGCTGGAGAATTGACGCCTGTCTTCTTCGGTTCAGCCCTGACAAACTTTGGTGTGCAGACCTTCCTTGAAACCTTCCTCAAGTTTGCTCCAGAACCACATGGGCATAAGAAAACAGATGGCGAAATTGTGGATCCTTACGACAAGGATTTCTCAGGATTTGTCTTTAAAATCCAAGCCAACATGGACCCTCGTCACCGTGACCGTATTGCCTTTGTCCGTATCGTATCGGGTGAATTTGAGCGCGTCATGAGTGTCAATCTGCCTCGTACTGGTAAAGGGGCTAAACTGTCGAATGTGACTCAGTTTATGGCGGAAAGTCGTGAGAATGTGACCAATGCCGTGGCAGGTGATATTATCGGGGTTTACGATACCGGTACTTATCAAGTTGGGGATACCTTGACGGTTGGAAAAAACAAGTTTGAATTTGAACCGCTACCAACCTTTACTCCTGAAATTTTCATGAAAGTTTCTGCTAAGAATGTCATGAAGCAAAAATCCTTCCACAAAGGGATTGAGCAATTGGTGCAAGAAGGAGCCATTCAGCTTTATAAGAATTACCAAACAGGTGAGTACATGCTAGGGGCTGTGGGGCAACTCCAGTTTGAAGTCTTTAAGCACCGTATGGAAGGCGAGTACAACGCTGAAGTCGTTATGAGCCCAATGGGTAAAAAGACCGTTCGTTGGATCAAGCCTGAAGATTTGGATGAACGGATGTCATCAAGCCGAAATATCTTGGCCAAGGACCGTTTTGACCAACCAGTCTTCCTCTTTGAGAATGACTTTGCCCTCCGCTGGTTTGCGGATAAGTATCCAGACGTAGAGTTGGAGGAGAAGATGTGA